The Dehalococcoidales bacterium genome has a window encoding:
- a CDS encoding DUF3820 family protein: protein MEQNKDATPLNPQILLELVSVRMPFGKYKGRILCDLPEPYLVWFHQKGFPPGKIGLQLSALYEIKLNGLEYLLKPIRKFQP from the coding sequence ATGGAACAGAATAAGGACGCTACCCCTCTCAATCCTCAAATATTGCTCGAACTGGTATCGGTACGGATGCCTTTCGGGAAATACAAAGGCCGCATTCTTTGCGATTTACCCGAACCTTACCTGGTATGGTTTCACCAGAAAGGTTTTCCTCCGGGAAAAATCGGCTTGCAGTTGTCCGCCCTGTATGAAATCAAGTTAAACGGATTGGAGTATCTTCTGAAGCCAATCAGGAAATTCCAGCCGTAA
- a CDS encoding MYG1 family protein, which translates to MKAQLIITHPGSAHFDEVAAVSLILTVHADTEFRIERREPAQAELDNPDVWVVDTGDRHEPEKHNFDHHQSLDCSAAFVLVADYLGLLETMSVMPWWHFKDEVDRFGPVKSSVKFQAGDDLVNRSPVESWLVASFASGPEACLPMLKTFGAHIIGEARRLKSQIDYWKTSTRLVIAGVPAMIGETRESAGLEEFRRLDENPPDIVISLDRRDEGWRLFRYEGTPVDFSLISDRPEIAFAHKSGFMAKTRERLDIDDLIALVSQAVTGQ; encoded by the coding sequence ATGAAGGCACAATTGATCATCACGCATCCCGGCAGCGCACATTTTGATGAGGTGGCAGCCGTCAGCCTGATTCTGACCGTGCATGCCGATACGGAATTCCGTATCGAGCGGCGCGAGCCCGCACAGGCAGAATTAGATAATCCGGATGTGTGGGTGGTAGACACCGGCGACAGGCATGAGCCGGAGAAGCATAATTTTGATCATCACCAGTCCCTGGACTGCTCGGCGGCGTTTGTCCTGGTAGCCGATTACCTGGGGCTTTTAGAGACCATGTCCGTCATGCCCTGGTGGCATTTCAAGGACGAGGTTGACCGCTTCGGGCCGGTAAAAAGCTCGGTAAAATTTCAGGCCGGTGATGACCTCGTAAACCGGAGTCCGGTGGAAAGCTGGCTGGTAGCCAGCTTCGCTTCCGGGCCGGAGGCATGCCTCCCCATGCTTAAGACTTTTGGCGCTCATATCATCGGGGAAGCCCGCCGTCTTAAAAGCCAGATTGATTATTGGAAAACCAGTACCCGGCTGGTAATTGCGGGGGTACCGGCCATGATCGGGGAGACGAGGGAATCCGCCGGGCTGGAGGAATTCCGCCGCCTGGATGAAAATCCGCCCGATATCGTCATTTCCCTGGACCGCCGCGATGAGGGCTGGCGCCTTTTCCGCTACGAAGGAACACCGGTTGATTTTTCCCTGATTTCAGACCGCCCGGAGATTGCTTTCGCTCATAAAAGCGGATTTATGGCCAAGACCAGAGAACGCCTAGACATCGACGACCTTATCGCCCTGGTGAGCCAGGCTGTCACCGGTCAGTAA